In the Nomascus leucogenys isolate Asia chromosome 5, Asia_NLE_v1, whole genome shotgun sequence genome, one interval contains:
- the GNPAT gene encoding dihydroxyacetone phosphate acyltransferase isoform X1 yields the protein MESSSSSNSYFSVGPTSPSAVVLLYSKELKKWDEFEDILEERRHVSDLKFAMKCYTPLVYKGITPCKPIDIKCSVLNSEEIHYVIKQLSKESLQSVDVLREEVSEILDEMSHKLRLGAIRFFAFTLSKVFKQIFSKVCVNEEGIQKLQRAIQEHPVVLLPSHRSYIDFLMLSFLLYNYDLPVPVIAAGMDFLGMKMVGELLRMSGAFFMRRTFGGNKLYWAVFSEYVKTMLRNGYAPVEFFLEGTRSRSAKTLTPKFGLLNIVMEPFFKREVFDTYLVPISISYDKILEETLYVYELLGVPKPKESTTGLLKARRILSENFGSIHVYFGDPVSLRSLAAGRMSRSSYNLVPRYIPQKQSEDMHAFVTEVAYKMELLQIENMVLSPWTLIVAVLLQNRPSMDFDALVEKTLWLKGLTQAFGGFLTWPDNKPAEEVVQASILLHSNIASLVKDQVILKVDSGDSEVVDGLIFQHITLLMCSAYRNQLLNIFVRPSLVAIALQMTPGFRKEEVYSCFRFLRDVFADEFIFLPGNTLKDFEEGCYLLCKSEAIQVTTKDILVTEKGNTVLEFLIGLFKPFVESYQIICKYLLSEEEDHFREEQYLAAVRKFTSQLLDQGTSQCYDVLSSDVQKNALAACVRLGVVEKKKINNNCIFNVNEPATTKLEEMLGCKTPIGKPATAKL from the exons ATGGAGTCTTCTAGTTCATCTAACTCTTATTTCTCCGTTGGCCCAACCAGTCCCAGCGCTGTCGTGCTCCTCTACTCG AAGGAGCTCAAAAAGTGGGATGAGTTTGAAGATATTTTAGAAGAGAGGAGGCATGTCAGTGACTTGAAATTTGCAATGAAATGCTACACACCTCTTGTCTATAAGGGAATTACTCCGTGTAAACCAATTGATATTAAATGTAGTGTTCTCAATTCTGAGGAGATTCATTATGTCATTAAACAG cttTCCAAGGAATCCCTTCAGTCTGTGGATGTCCTCCGAGAGGAAGTTAGTGAGATTTTAGATGAAATGAGTCATAAACTGCGTCTTGGAGCCATTCGGTTTTTTGCCTTCACCCTGAGCAaagtatttaaacaaattttctcGAAGGTGTGTGTAAATGAAGAAGGTATTCAGAAA CTACAAAGAGCCATCCAGGAGCATCCTGTTGTTCTGCTGCCTAGTCATCGAAGTTACATTGACTTCCTCATGTTGTCTTTTCTTCTATACAACTATGATTTGCCTGTACCAGTCATAGCAGCAGGAATGG ACTTCCTGGGAATGAAAATGGTTGGTGAGCTACTACGAATGTCGGGTGCCTTTTTCATGCGGCGTACCTTTGGTGGCAATAAACTCTACTGGGCTGTGTTCTCTGAATATGTAAAAACTATGTTACGG aATGGTTATGCTCCTGTTGAATTTTTCCTCGAAGGGACAAGAAGCCGCTCTGCCAAGACATTGACTCCTAAATTTG GTCTTCTGAATATTGTGATggagccattttttaaaagagaagtttttGATACCTACCTAGTCCCAATTAGTATCAGTTATGATAAGATCTTGGAAGAAACTCTTTATGTGTATGAGCTTCTAGGGGTTCCTAAACCAAAAGAATCTACAACT GGGTTGTTGAAAGCCAGAAGGATTCTCTCTGAAAATTTTGGAAGCATCCATGTGTACTTTGGAGATCCTGTGTCACTTCGATCTTTGGCAGCTGGGAGGATGAGTCGGAGCTCATATAACTTGGTTCCAAG ATACATTCCTCAGAAACAGTCCGAGGACATGCATGCCTTTGTCACTGAAGTTGCCTACAAAATGGAGCTTCTGCAAATTGAAAACATGGTTTTGAGCCCCTGGACCCTAATAGTTGCTGTTCTGCTTCAGAACCGGCCATCCATGGACTTTGATGCTCTGGTGGAAAAGACTTTATGGCTAAAAGGCTTAACCCAGGCATTTGGAGGGTTTCTCACTTGGCCCG ATAATAAACCTGCTGAAGAAGTTGTCCAGGCCAGCATTCTTCTGCATTCCAACATTGCCAGCCTTGTCAAAGACCAGGTGATTCTGAAAGTGGACtctggagactcagaagtggtCGATGGACTTATTTTCCAGCACATCACTCTCCTCATGTGCTCAGCTTATAGGAACCAGCTGCTCAACATTTTTGTCCGTCCGTCCTTAGTAGCAATAGCATTGCAGATGACACCAGGGTTCAGGAAAG AGGAAGTCTACAGTTGCTTTCGCTTCCTACGTGATGTTTTTGCAGATGAGTTCATCTTCCTTCCAGGAAACACACTAAAG GACTTTGAAGAAGGCTGTTACCTGCTTTGTAAAAGTGAAGCCATACAAGTGACTACGAAAGACATCCTAGTTACAGAGAAAGGAAATACTGTGTTAGAATTTTTAATAGGACTCTTTAAACCTTTTGTGGAAAGCTATCAG ATAATTTGCAAGTACCTTTTGAGTGAAGAAGAGGACCACTTCCGTGAGGAACAGTACTTGGCTGCAGTCAGAAAATTCACAAGTCAGCTTCTCGATCAAG GTACCTCTCAGTGTTACGATGTATTATCTTCTGATGTGCAGAAAAATGCCTTAGCAGCCTGTGTGAGACTCGGAGTAGTGGAGAAGAAGAAGAT AAATAATAACTGTATATTTAATGTGAATGAACCTGCCACAACCAAATTAGAAGAAATGCTTG
- the GNPAT gene encoding dihydroxyacetone phosphate acyltransferase isoform X2 — MESSSSSNSYFSVGPTSPSAVVLLYSKELKKWDEFEDILEERRHVSDLKFAMKCYTPLVYKGITPCKPIDIKCSVLNSEEIHYVIKQLSKESLQSVDVLREEVSEILDEMSHKLRLGAIRFFAFTLSKVFKQIFSKVCVNEEGIQKLQRAIQEHPVVLLPSHRSYIDFLMLSFLLYNYDLPVPVIAAGMDFLGMKMNGYAPVEFFLEGTRSRSAKTLTPKFGLLNIVMEPFFKREVFDTYLVPISISYDKILEETLYVYELLGVPKPKESTTGLLKARRILSENFGSIHVYFGDPVSLRSLAAGRMSRSSYNLVPRYIPQKQSEDMHAFVTEVAYKMELLQIENMVLSPWTLIVAVLLQNRPSMDFDALVEKTLWLKGLTQAFGGFLTWPDNKPAEEVVQASILLHSNIASLVKDQVILKVDSGDSEVVDGLIFQHITLLMCSAYRNQLLNIFVRPSLVAIALQMTPGFRKEEVYSCFRFLRDVFADEFIFLPGNTLKDFEEGCYLLCKSEAIQVTTKDILVTEKGNTVLEFLIGLFKPFVESYQIICKYLLSEEEDHFREEQYLAAVRKFTSQLLDQGTSQCYDVLSSDVQKNALAACVRLGVVEKKKINNNCIFNVNEPATTKLEEMLGCKTPIGKPATAKL; from the exons ATGGAGTCTTCTAGTTCATCTAACTCTTATTTCTCCGTTGGCCCAACCAGTCCCAGCGCTGTCGTGCTCCTCTACTCG AAGGAGCTCAAAAAGTGGGATGAGTTTGAAGATATTTTAGAAGAGAGGAGGCATGTCAGTGACTTGAAATTTGCAATGAAATGCTACACACCTCTTGTCTATAAGGGAATTACTCCGTGTAAACCAATTGATATTAAATGTAGTGTTCTCAATTCTGAGGAGATTCATTATGTCATTAAACAG cttTCCAAGGAATCCCTTCAGTCTGTGGATGTCCTCCGAGAGGAAGTTAGTGAGATTTTAGATGAAATGAGTCATAAACTGCGTCTTGGAGCCATTCGGTTTTTTGCCTTCACCCTGAGCAaagtatttaaacaaattttctcGAAGGTGTGTGTAAATGAAGAAGGTATTCAGAAA CTACAAAGAGCCATCCAGGAGCATCCTGTTGTTCTGCTGCCTAGTCATCGAAGTTACATTGACTTCCTCATGTTGTCTTTTCTTCTATACAACTATGATTTGCCTGTACCAGTCATAGCAGCAGGAATGG ACTTCCTGGGAATGAAAATG aATGGTTATGCTCCTGTTGAATTTTTCCTCGAAGGGACAAGAAGCCGCTCTGCCAAGACATTGACTCCTAAATTTG GTCTTCTGAATATTGTGATggagccattttttaaaagagaagtttttGATACCTACCTAGTCCCAATTAGTATCAGTTATGATAAGATCTTGGAAGAAACTCTTTATGTGTATGAGCTTCTAGGGGTTCCTAAACCAAAAGAATCTACAACT GGGTTGTTGAAAGCCAGAAGGATTCTCTCTGAAAATTTTGGAAGCATCCATGTGTACTTTGGAGATCCTGTGTCACTTCGATCTTTGGCAGCTGGGAGGATGAGTCGGAGCTCATATAACTTGGTTCCAAG ATACATTCCTCAGAAACAGTCCGAGGACATGCATGCCTTTGTCACTGAAGTTGCCTACAAAATGGAGCTTCTGCAAATTGAAAACATGGTTTTGAGCCCCTGGACCCTAATAGTTGCTGTTCTGCTTCAGAACCGGCCATCCATGGACTTTGATGCTCTGGTGGAAAAGACTTTATGGCTAAAAGGCTTAACCCAGGCATTTGGAGGGTTTCTCACTTGGCCCG ATAATAAACCTGCTGAAGAAGTTGTCCAGGCCAGCATTCTTCTGCATTCCAACATTGCCAGCCTTGTCAAAGACCAGGTGATTCTGAAAGTGGACtctggagactcagaagtggtCGATGGACTTATTTTCCAGCACATCACTCTCCTCATGTGCTCAGCTTATAGGAACCAGCTGCTCAACATTTTTGTCCGTCCGTCCTTAGTAGCAATAGCATTGCAGATGACACCAGGGTTCAGGAAAG AGGAAGTCTACAGTTGCTTTCGCTTCCTACGTGATGTTTTTGCAGATGAGTTCATCTTCCTTCCAGGAAACACACTAAAG GACTTTGAAGAAGGCTGTTACCTGCTTTGTAAAAGTGAAGCCATACAAGTGACTACGAAAGACATCCTAGTTACAGAGAAAGGAAATACTGTGTTAGAATTTTTAATAGGACTCTTTAAACCTTTTGTGGAAAGCTATCAG ATAATTTGCAAGTACCTTTTGAGTGAAGAAGAGGACCACTTCCGTGAGGAACAGTACTTGGCTGCAGTCAGAAAATTCACAAGTCAGCTTCTCGATCAAG GTACCTCTCAGTGTTACGATGTATTATCTTCTGATGTGCAGAAAAATGCCTTAGCAGCCTGTGTGAGACTCGGAGTAGTGGAGAAGAAGAAGAT AAATAATAACTGTATATTTAATGTGAATGAACCTGCCACAACCAAATTAGAAGAAATGCTTG
- the GNPAT gene encoding dihydroxyacetone phosphate acyltransferase isoform X3: MSHKLRLGAIRFFAFTLSKVFKQIFSKVCVNEEGIQKLQRAIQEHPVVLLPSHRSYIDFLMLSFLLYNYDLPVPVIAAGMDFLGMKMVGELLRMSGAFFMRRTFGGNKLYWAVFSEYVKTMLRNGYAPVEFFLEGTRSRSAKTLTPKFGLLNIVMEPFFKREVFDTYLVPISISYDKILEETLYVYELLGVPKPKESTTGLLKARRILSENFGSIHVYFGDPVSLRSLAAGRMSRSSYNLVPRYIPQKQSEDMHAFVTEVAYKMELLQIENMVLSPWTLIVAVLLQNRPSMDFDALVEKTLWLKGLTQAFGGFLTWPDNKPAEEVVQASILLHSNIASLVKDQVILKVDSGDSEVVDGLIFQHITLLMCSAYRNQLLNIFVRPSLVAIALQMTPGFRKEEVYSCFRFLRDVFADEFIFLPGNTLKDFEEGCYLLCKSEAIQVTTKDILVTEKGNTVLEFLIGLFKPFVESYQIICKYLLSEEEDHFREEQYLAAVRKFTSQLLDQGTSQCYDVLSSDVQKNALAACVRLGVVEKKKINNNCIFNVNEPATTKLEEMLGCKTPIGKPATAKL; this comes from the exons ATGAGTCATAAACTGCGTCTTGGAGCCATTCGGTTTTTTGCCTTCACCCTGAGCAaagtatttaaacaaattttctcGAAGGTGTGTGTAAATGAAGAAGGTATTCAGAAA CTACAAAGAGCCATCCAGGAGCATCCTGTTGTTCTGCTGCCTAGTCATCGAAGTTACATTGACTTCCTCATGTTGTCTTTTCTTCTATACAACTATGATTTGCCTGTACCAGTCATAGCAGCAGGAATGG ACTTCCTGGGAATGAAAATGGTTGGTGAGCTACTACGAATGTCGGGTGCCTTTTTCATGCGGCGTACCTTTGGTGGCAATAAACTCTACTGGGCTGTGTTCTCTGAATATGTAAAAACTATGTTACGG aATGGTTATGCTCCTGTTGAATTTTTCCTCGAAGGGACAAGAAGCCGCTCTGCCAAGACATTGACTCCTAAATTTG GTCTTCTGAATATTGTGATggagccattttttaaaagagaagtttttGATACCTACCTAGTCCCAATTAGTATCAGTTATGATAAGATCTTGGAAGAAACTCTTTATGTGTATGAGCTTCTAGGGGTTCCTAAACCAAAAGAATCTACAACT GGGTTGTTGAAAGCCAGAAGGATTCTCTCTGAAAATTTTGGAAGCATCCATGTGTACTTTGGAGATCCTGTGTCACTTCGATCTTTGGCAGCTGGGAGGATGAGTCGGAGCTCATATAACTTGGTTCCAAG ATACATTCCTCAGAAACAGTCCGAGGACATGCATGCCTTTGTCACTGAAGTTGCCTACAAAATGGAGCTTCTGCAAATTGAAAACATGGTTTTGAGCCCCTGGACCCTAATAGTTGCTGTTCTGCTTCAGAACCGGCCATCCATGGACTTTGATGCTCTGGTGGAAAAGACTTTATGGCTAAAAGGCTTAACCCAGGCATTTGGAGGGTTTCTCACTTGGCCCG ATAATAAACCTGCTGAAGAAGTTGTCCAGGCCAGCATTCTTCTGCATTCCAACATTGCCAGCCTTGTCAAAGACCAGGTGATTCTGAAAGTGGACtctggagactcagaagtggtCGATGGACTTATTTTCCAGCACATCACTCTCCTCATGTGCTCAGCTTATAGGAACCAGCTGCTCAACATTTTTGTCCGTCCGTCCTTAGTAGCAATAGCATTGCAGATGACACCAGGGTTCAGGAAAG AGGAAGTCTACAGTTGCTTTCGCTTCCTACGTGATGTTTTTGCAGATGAGTTCATCTTCCTTCCAGGAAACACACTAAAG GACTTTGAAGAAGGCTGTTACCTGCTTTGTAAAAGTGAAGCCATACAAGTGACTACGAAAGACATCCTAGTTACAGAGAAAGGAAATACTGTGTTAGAATTTTTAATAGGACTCTTTAAACCTTTTGTGGAAAGCTATCAG ATAATTTGCAAGTACCTTTTGAGTGAAGAAGAGGACCACTTCCGTGAGGAACAGTACTTGGCTGCAGTCAGAAAATTCACAAGTCAGCTTCTCGATCAAG GTACCTCTCAGTGTTACGATGTATTATCTTCTGATGTGCAGAAAAATGCCTTAGCAGCCTGTGTGAGACTCGGAGTAGTGGAGAAGAAGAAGAT AAATAATAACTGTATATTTAATGTGAATGAACCTGCCACAACCAAATTAGAAGAAATGCTTG